GCCCTCTGTGCATACTCAGGGGCCTCCTTGTTCTCAAGCTGTTGTTTGCACTCTGCAGGTGTCAGGATGTGATCGCCCAGCATTTGCACTAGTGGAACTATTCCCATCCTGCCAAAAGCAACTGGGGTGGAAATAGCCTAAATGAAAAGGCGAGGAGGATTGATTTATGTCCTGATCTGGTTtccaagcctgggaaaggactgcAGACAGATAGTGTGACATGCTTTGATGAGCAGCAGATCACTGCcagtccttggaagctataggacacaGCGGACGCTCACACAGGTAGTTCCGTGGAAACGCTTTACTGAAATCCTTCTTGTCAAGACGAGCACAAAGAGGCTCCTCACCAACTTCCGCCTCCGCGGACCCTGGCATATCACACTATCTGTCGacagtcctttcccaggcttggaAACCAGATCAGGACATAAATCAAACGTAGATGTGTACAGGAAGATACAGGTAGACTAGCTTGcagacccggcggtgcctgggttgtttatttatttgtttgtttaattgacagtagttcaatacgcagtaatactatgtagtaattactgtatttacgaatttagcaccaaaatatcacgttttgaaaacattgactacaaaaatgcgttggataatccagaatgttggataagcgagactcttctctatatgtatatatgtgtgtgtgtgtgtgcgtctgatatatataaatatacggtagagtctcacttatccaacactcgcttatgcagGTTTTTCatgcatgttttaatttttattgtattttttttttaattttgaaagacttttaaatctgatgtaaactgggttgttgtatgtctttcgggctgtgtggccatgttccagaagcattctctcctgacgtttcgcccacatctatggcaggcatcaggagagaatgcttctggaacatggccacacagcccaaaagacatacaacaaccctgtgatcccggccatgaaagccttcgacaacacactgatgtaaactgtttttctgatgtctatgtttatattgtaagccgccctgagtcccctgatgggtgagaagggcggggtagacgTGATAAAGAAGTGATAAATCagaagtaataaaataaataaataaataaataaataaaatattcctcCCTCCCCGGCAGGTGAACGACTTCCTCTCGGGCCGCTCCCCGCTGACCCTCGCCCTCCGCGTCGGGGACCACATGATGTTCGTCCAGCTCCAACTGGCCGCCCAGCAGAGCGGGGGGCCGCTCCAGCACCGCCACGTGGGCCCCGCTCGTGGGGAGCCCCCCCGGTCCACCcctggcggaggaggaggaggaggaggggggcccGATCCCGGCGCCGGTCCCGGGCCCGCCTCCAGCAGGACCCCCCACGTGCCGCCCTGCCAGCCGAGCCCCCCGCCCTCCCCgcctgtggccccgcccccaccctgtggccccgcccacccggTCATGGCGGCGGGAATGTTCCGGTCGCACGGCACCAGCGCCCCACCAGCAAACGGGAGCGCGACGTCCTCGTCCTCCTGTTCGGAGGTCAGTACAAAGCGGGTGAATCATCGTCATAATTATATAAATGTCATGTTTGTATTTAggaccgaataaacaacaaaaccactgggcgaaaagacaccaaatttggccacaaaacacataCTAATCCAGTGTATGTCTTTCActcaaaaaaccctctaaaaattaagcagaaataacttaaaacaccccaaaacaaaaaaatatgtgACAGCGCATGCGCGAATATGTGACCCCCAGCACACGAGAAAAatatgtaatgttcgtttttTCAACgcggtaaacaacaaaactgctgggCGAAAaggcaccaaatttggccacaagacACATACTCATCCAATGTATGTCTTtcactttaaaaaacttttaaaaattaagcagaaataacttaaaacaccccaaaacaaaaacaaaaaaatacatgACAGCGCATGCGCAAATAGCCCCGCCCCCCAGCACGCGAGAAAAATATTTCATGTTCGTTTTTTCAACgcggtaaacaacaaaactgctgggCAAAaagacaccaaatttggccacaaaactcatACTAACCCAATGGATGTCTTTcactaaaaaaaacctttaaaattaccatatatactcgagtataagccgaccccaatataagccaaggcacaaaaagaattttaccacaaaaaaactcggaaaacattgactccagtataagccgagagtggtaaatttcagaaataaaaatagataaaaccTAGGGGAATCCACCGTTGTACAGCTTGAATAGTAcagaacagccttgcagcttcaaaggcaggctgcttcctaaccagaggaaCCCTCTGTTGGCCACCTGGAATTGCACTgtacagccttgcagcttcaaaggcaggctgcttcctaaccagaggaaCCCTCTGTTGGCCACCTGGAATTGCACTgtacagccttgcagcttcaaagccaggctgctcgGGGAGATGTGATGGCCGACCGATCTCagtttctccctctttccttccaggTCGACTGTGTGGCGCGCGGCAGCCCTTCGCCCAGCCCGAGCCAGCCTTCCCGGACACGCAAGCCCGGCGCCGTGATCGAGAGCTTCGTGAACCACGCCCCCGGAGTCTTCTCCGGAACGTTTTCGGGTAGGCCCCTGTTGCTTTTCCCTCTCCCCACACAACAGCCATcacacactggagcttcacacacgagGCCTCCAATTTCCGACATGTATGTGGCGGAAGGGCTGTAAAGAACTAAAAACGGCTGCCACCAATTTtgtgaagatgcaaccaccaaagactcagggaggagaccttttattttctttttcttttttctgcttATTAGATGGTaacgtaacttggtttataatatatgcaacagaggcttcgatgttggaaaaacaagaacaagcttagtggttacaatattgttctcacttagaggtattttattaacagttacagtgctagaataagatgagtcaaactccctaaagtgtcacttattttacttaaagtagttagaacttctttctctgctacttttaaaaccgcagtcacccctgtgatatacgatcacagattctctgttcctcaccaggacacagactacattaaataagtcaccaaacttattttaaactgactcaaaatgaacaattgagtttcCAAcgtaggatcagtcttccctgtgcctcatcagagcacagactgaatcccttttttaaactctgcacttcttcaacaaaacggcagttggctccacccacttctccatggcaaccagcctctgagtgcggagatgcaataactgtaatacacgcaattaaacataacatctgcaaaccaaaaattcgtacttcattacaggggCCCACTGCTCTTGATGCTTTTGCCCTTTTGTAACCGGCTgctggggattgtgggagttgtgggaCTGTGGGAGGGCCGAAGTGAACGAGCGGCCGCGGCCTGATTCTCGTCCTTGTTCCCGACCGCAGGCACGCTGCACCCCAACTGCCAGGACAGTGCCGGCCGGCCGCGCCGGGACATCGGCACCATCCTGCAGATCCTGAACGACCTGCTGAGCGCCACGCGGCACTACCAGGGCATGCCCCCCTCGCTGGCCCAGCTGCGCTGCCAGGCCCAGTGCGCCCTCGCCCCCTCCCCGCCACCCTCCCCGCACTCCGCCAGCCGCGCCGCCTCCACCGCCTCGgagaaaatggccgccgccgtgACCGCCGCCAGCCAGCCCTCGCACCCGGGACAGGGGCCCACGGCCTGCAAGCCCACCGCGGGGGGTGAGTCTCTCTCTGCGCATAGCACATCCAGGCCATTGTCCTTTTCCTTGTATGTACTGTGTTCTAGATCACCCTGACGAAATCTTTATGTGTAGGGTGTTCTAGATCTTGGGAGTCTGCATATATTATGTTCTAGTTCAGTCTGGTAGACTTTGCACACAGGATGTTCTAGATCACCGTCTTGGCGAGTCCTTGCACGTATGGCGTTCTAGATCACCCTGACGAAATCTTTATGTGTGGGGTGTTCTACATCACCAGCATCTTGGGAGAGTGCATATATTATGTTCTAGTTCAGTCTGGTAGACTTTGTGCACAGGATGTTCTAGATCACCGTCTTGGCGAGTCTTTGCATGTATTATGTTCTAGTTCAGTCTGGTAGACTTTGTGCACAGGATGTTCTAGATCACCGTCTTGGCGAGTCCTTGCATGTAGGGTGTTCTAGATTACACTGAGGGGGTCTTTATGTGTCGGGTGTTCTAGATCACCCACATCTTGGGAGATTCTTTGCATAGATTATGTTCTAGTTCAGTCTGGTAGACTTTGTGCACAGGATGTTCTAGATCACCGTCTTGGCGAGTCCTTGCACGTATGGCGTTCTAGATCACCCTGACGAAATCTTTATGTGTGGGGTGTTCTACATCACCAGCATCTTGGGAGAGTGCATATATTATGTTCTAGTTCAGTCTGGTAGACTTTGTGCACAGGATGTTCTAGATCACCGTCTTGGCGAGTCTTTGCATGTATTATGTTCTAGTTCAGTCTGGTAGACTTTGTGCACAGGATGTTCTAGATCACCGTCTTGGCGAGTCCTTGCATGTAGGGTGTTCTAGATTACACTGAGGGGGTCTTTATGTGTCGGGTGTTCTAGATCACCCACATCTTGGGAGATTCTTTGCATAGATTATGTTCTAGTTCAGTCTGGTAGACTTTGTGCACAGGATGTTCTAGATCACCGTCTTGGCGAGTCCTTGCACGTATGGCGTTCTAGATCACCCTGACGAAATCTTTATGTGTGGGGTGTTCTACATCACCAGCATCTTGGGAGAGTGCATATATTATGTTCTAGTTCAGTCTGGTAGACTTTGTGCACAGGATGTTCTAGATCACAATTTTGGCGAGTCTTTGCATGTAGGGTGTTCTAGATCACCCTGAGGGAATCTTTATGTGTAGGGTGTTCTAGATCACCTGCATCTTGGGATAGTCTTTGCATGTATTATGTTCTAGTTCAGTCTGGTAGACTTTGTGCACAGGATGTTTTAGATCATCGTCTTGGCGAGTCCTTGCATGTAGGGTGTTCTAGATTACACTGAGGGGGTCTTTATGTGTAGGGTGTTCTAGATCACCCGCATCTTGGGAGAGTCTTTGCATGTATTATGCTCTAGTTCAGTCTGGTAGACTTTGCACACAGGATGTTCTAGATCACTGCCTTGGCGAATGTCCTCGGGGCTCGTGCGGTGCGCCGACTAGCAGCCAATCATCTATGTATGGAACGGGCTGGGCCGCAGCCCCCTAACAGCGCCCCCCGGTTGACGGTACCCCGTCACTGCTCTCTTGGTGGCTTCCTTTTCGGGTCGCGTTTCCTTCCTCCGCCGCCCTCCCCCAAATCCCTGTGTCGCCTTAACCTCGCCCGTTCCTTTCCTCGT
This genomic window from Anolis carolinensis isolate JA03-04 unplaced genomic scaffold, rAnoCar3.1.pri scaffold_7, whole genome shotgun sequence contains:
- the midn gene encoding midnolin, with the protein product MDPQPGARSSGVTAAQASSSSAASPSAAPPPPPPPAPSPAPPMRVCVRTTTGARYELALPAEETVEGLQRRLAQRLRLPRNRLALLHRDSRLSSGKLQDLGVGEGSKLTLVPTVEAGLMSQASRPEQSVMQALESLTETQVNDFLSGRSPLTLALRVGDHMMFVQLQLAAQQSGGPLQHRHVGPARGEPPRSTPGGGGGGGGGPDPGAGPGPASSRTPHVPPCQPSPPPSPPVAPPPPCGPAHPVMAAGMFRSHGTSAPPANGSATSSSSCSEVDCVARGSPSPSPSQPSRTRKPGAVIESFVNHAPGVFSGTFSGTLHPNCQDSAGRPRRDIGTILQILNDLLSATRHYQGMPPSLAQLRCQAQCALAPSPPPSPHSASRAASTASEKMAAAVTAASQPSHPGQGPTACKPTAGGDRVRQTENRATRCKVERLQLLMQQKRLRRKARRDARAPYHWLPNHRKSSRTNSNSSLSSEGSGSLDLDFDDSVWKPDVKPDMKSEFVVA